The following proteins are co-located in the Leptospira weilii genome:
- a CDS encoding ankyrin repeat domain-containing protein encodes MILRIHKIQCLLLIVPFLLWADPVLDSEFLRSVQEGDPKKTQLLIQAGASVDATDSRGKTALMLADHRPEVAEVLIRAGANVNAQDKDGSSVLMESLAGLFDVKVLDIDDLAVPKRLIESGAKLEYLSKVDATKTFPVSILNVAIRHGNLVLVQFLVENQADVNFDKGSPEEFPLFLACGAGSSSANFSIVEFLLKNNAKADYTSRLHDKNQDGKQIQTGVDNALHFLSEESDIDPRIPELLVKSGTNVNHRNAEGITPLLQAILKRRIALSEKLLELGADPNISDTQGRTPLEEVRKQKLTDLETLILKKNRIKENQEKISQ; translated from the coding sequence ATGATTTTAAGAATTCATAAAATCCAATGTCTCCTTTTAATCGTTCCGTTCCTTCTATGGGCCGACCCGGTTTTGGACAGCGAGTTTTTACGATCCGTCCAGGAAGGAGATCCTAAAAAAACGCAACTTTTAATCCAAGCGGGAGCTTCCGTAGACGCTACCGATTCCAGAGGTAAAACGGCTTTGATGCTCGCGGATCACAGACCCGAAGTCGCGGAAGTTCTAATCCGTGCCGGAGCCAACGTAAACGCCCAGGACAAAGACGGAAGTTCCGTGCTGATGGAAAGTTTGGCCGGACTTTTTGATGTGAAAGTTCTAGACATAGACGACCTCGCGGTTCCGAAACGATTGATTGAATCCGGAGCTAAGCTGGAATATCTTTCCAAGGTCGATGCAACAAAAACGTTTCCCGTTTCGATCTTAAATGTGGCGATTCGTCATGGGAATCTAGTGCTTGTACAGTTTCTGGTAGAAAACCAGGCCGACGTAAACTTCGATAAGGGAAGTCCGGAAGAATTTCCACTCTTCCTCGCGTGCGGGGCCGGTTCGTCTTCGGCAAATTTTTCAATTGTGGAATTTCTTCTGAAAAACAACGCAAAGGCGGATTATACGAGCCGCCTTCATGACAAGAATCAGGACGGAAAACAGATCCAAACCGGAGTCGACAATGCGCTTCATTTTCTTTCGGAAGAATCCGATATCGATCCGCGAATTCCGGAACTTCTCGTAAAAAGCGGAACGAACGTAAATCATAGGAACGCGGAAGGAATCACCCCGCTTTTACAAGCCATTCTCAAAAGGAGAATCGCTTTATCCGAAAAGTTACTCGAACTAGGCGCCGACCCGAACATCTCGGACACACAAGGAAGAACCCCTCTGGAAGAAGTAAGAAAACAAAAACTGACCGACTTGGAAACTTTGATTTTGAAAAAAAACAGAATTAAGGAAAATCAAGAAAAAATCTCTCAGTAG